In one window of uncultured Fusobacterium sp. DNA:
- the nhaC gene encoding Na+/H+ antiporter NhaC, translated as MKNNSFEDVKETKFIHAAIPLTFLVCILTYTIRYTQASPHIPIIISGMLAVFIAMFILKYKWSYLIEGILNTIRSSMEAVLILLVIGMLVGSWIVSGVVPTMIFYGLKIISPGIFLPAALILSLIVALTTGNSWSTAATIGIALMGIGSGLGIPAEITAGAIISGAYMGDKLSPLSDTTNLAPAMAGADIFEHIRAMLATTIPSFLITIVLFSFIGRKYSNLGVDTQSLNEIFVTLNQEFTITPLLFIVPLITIILVVKKVPAIPGLFCGTLIGGVAAVIFQGASVKDFITALQIGYISNSGNQFVDELLTRGGMNSMMWTVTLIICALFLGGAMERAKMLSAVANKVLSIARSTGSLILATVFTSIATNILAAEQYLSIVITGKIYKDAYASRNLHPTTLSRVLEDAGTMTSPLIPWNSCGAYMMAALGIAPWVYVPYCFLNLINPIISIIYGYTGISIRYLDSSIVKKVRFKSTFVTNIFGK; from the coding sequence ATGAAAAATAATTCATTCGAAGATGTAAAAGAAACAAAATTTATACATGCAGCAATACCATTAACATTTTTGGTGTGTATTTTAACGTACACTATAAGGTATACTCAAGCCTCCCCACATATTCCTATAATTATTTCAGGAATGTTAGCTGTATTTATAGCTATGTTTATTTTAAAATATAAATGGTCTTATTTAATAGAAGGAATTTTAAATACGATAAGATCTTCAATGGAAGCTGTTCTTATTTTGCTAGTAATAGGAATGTTAGTAGGAAGTTGGATAGTATCTGGAGTAGTTCCTACTATGATATTTTATGGTTTAAAAATTATATCTCCAGGAATATTTTTACCTGCAGCTCTTATTTTGTCTTTAATAGTAGCTCTAACTACAGGAAATTCATGGAGTACAGCTGCAACTATTGGAATTGCACTTATGGGAATAGGATCAGGATTAGGAATTCCAGCAGAGATTACAGCAGGAGCAATAATCTCAGGAGCTTATATGGGAGATAAACTTTCACCTCTTTCTGATACTACTAATCTTGCCCCAGCAATGGCAGGAGCTGATATTTTTGAACATATAAGAGCAATGTTAGCAACAACAATTCCAAGTTTTTTAATTACTATTGTTCTTTTTAGTTTTATTGGAAGAAAATATTCAAATCTAGGTGTAGATACTCAATCTTTAAATGAAATTTTTGTTACACTAAATCAAGAGTTTACTATAACTCCACTTCTTTTTATTGTACCTTTAATAACAATAATATTAGTTGTAAAAAAAGTTCCAGCTATTCCTGGATTATTTTGTGGAACATTAATTGGAGGAGTGGCTGCTGTAATTTTTCAAGGAGCTTCAGTAAAAGATTTTATAACTGCATTACAAATAGGGTATATTTCTAATTCTGGAAATCAATTTGTAGATGAACTTCTAACAAGAGGTGGTATGAATAGTATGATGTGGACAGTAACACTTATTATTTGTGCTCTTTTTCTTGGAGGAGCTATGGAAAGAGCTAAAATGTTAAGTGCAGTTGCTAATAAAGTATTAAGTATAGCAAGATCAACAGGAAGTTTGATTTTAGCTACTGTTTTTACTTCAATAGCTACAAATATATTAGCTGCTGAACAATATCTTTCAATAGTTATAACAGGAAAAATTTATAAAGATGCTTATGCTAGCAGAAATTTACATCCTACTACTCTTTCAAGAGTTTTAGAAGATGCAGGAACTATGACATCTCCTCTTATTCCTTGGAATAGTTGTGGAGCTTATATGATGGCAGCTCTTGGAATTGCTCCATGGGTATATGTACCATATTGTTTTTTAAATCTTATTAACCCAATAATATCTATAATTTATGGATATACAGGGATTAGTATAAGATATTTAGATTCAAGTATAGTAAAAAAAGTAAGATTTAAAAGTACATTTGTAACTAATATTTT